In Theileria equi strain WA chromosome 3, complete sequence, the genomic window AACAGCTCCTCACGCTACCACTCAGAAAAGAGACTATGTAGCCATAAACAGTGCAAAAAACTGGCTATTTATTAAGAGAATATTTACGATAGTAAATGTTTAATATGCGATGGATATAGAGTGATCTTCACGGGAATCGTCGGCCAAGATCATCCACCCGGATGAACCTGCCGTCGAGCAAAGAAAATCTAACTAACCGATGCCAATTTGTTTGACTTTTTACCAGAACCTATGGCACGTGTATAAACGACGGAATGGCAAACCAGGTATCAAGTGCAGTAGCGAACTCCTTGTACTCTCCAGCCGTGAGTCCTCCTTATCTAATAGTCTCTTCCTCTCCTTGTCAATTTCTAAGTACTCGGTGTTTTCCAGAAAACATGCAAGATCAGTATGAATAGAgatgaaatgtgtaataACCTTGATCAATGAAGTAGGAGAGTTCCCTCTGTAAATTCTTGAATTCACGATCGGAAGCGAGCCACCTAAAGAGTAGTGAAGATGTCTCAGAGACTGGTACTTCTTTTGGCAACCTATTCTAGGCTCTAGCGCGGCGCATCTTTGGGTAGCCAGGTCTCTTGGTCCCTAGGGACTTGCGGTAAAACCCTCGCAAGATGCAGATAGCGCACTGCCAGAGAAAAGGAAGTAAAAACATAAATACGAGACAAAATCACCTTTTGGGGGCAATCATTTGGACATCAAGAGTAGGTATGTTCCCATCTTTCATGGGATCACTGTGCTGCTGTGATAATTGTTGCCGATGTGCTAGATCCCCGGAAACCGATGACTGCAAGAAGGATATCGGCGATGAAGATTTTAGGAATGGTGAGGGTTTTGAAGGTGGTAACGACCTAGAAGGTGAACGTGGTTGCAACGGAATCTTTGGAGATGATGAGTGCCGTTGTAGTGATGATGGGCCCGCGGCTCCATAAGCCAGACTGAGCAGAAGGAGTGATTTTATTAACATTTTAATGGCGTAATCAAATTCCTTCGTGAGAGATTATTGATGTTTTTTCTTTAGCATCGGTTTATCCCTCTTCCATCATTCCTGAATGCCTTCTTGACGTCGAATGCGTGCCAGTGCATCGGTGTTTACGAACTACAAATTAAATGTTTTGTaattttttgtaaaattgTAAATTAGATTTGCAGCATCTTTCAGAGTGCAATAAACGTGACTGTATAAGGAATAGCTTGAGTTTGCAGTGTATACGCTCTTACCTACTGTCGTAAAGCGAACTCCTATTCCGTGTGTAAAATATATGCAAAGTGTGTAGCTGATTTTAAAAGAAGGAAAGTGTGCAGGATTGTACGTACTGTTTACATGAGATAATCACAAGAACGTTGTGATGCGTGTGTGTGTAGCGTCGTTGTGTGATGTTGGGAACGTGAGtttattttcttttcttctcttctcATTATTCCCTTGTTCATGTTGTTACGTGAATAGTTTGCACACTTTATATTGTGACTGTATGTAATATAGACTGCCCTAAATGGAGTCCAAACCGTTGGAGAGCTCTGCCGACACAGCGATTAGTGTGTCAACCCCTGCAGGTGGTACACCTGCAAACCTACCAGTAGCTGTTGAAACAACCGCTATGCCTGTAGCAAACGGAATAAGCGGCGCAACTGCGCAACCAAGTGTTGCTCCTACTTTAAATGGAATAGCTACGACAGCACCTGTAGACAGTGAAATAAAACAGGAAGTTGGAAGCTTTACCAACAGTCCACAGAGGAAATCGGTAAGCTTCAAGAGCGGGAAGAGATCCTCAAGCAAGAGGTTTATTATTCCGCCACCAAGAGCCACGCCCTCATCCAGCTCTGGCTTTCCAGGCGTTAGCTGGAATAAAAGAATGGGCGCATGGCTCGCGTTTTATTATGATCAAGGGACAAGAAGAAGCAGAACCTTTCATCCAAAGTATTTTGATATGGATGTGGAGGTAAGTTGCGGAGGtcatatttacatttactTTACAGAAAGCAAAGTTGGCTGCAATCGATTTCATGAACAATATTGAGAAGCAACCCCGCTGCAGTTTAAGAAAAAATCGTAGGGAAAAACATGAGAACTCATGGGCAAATAACATTTCAACAAATTTAGCCTGTGAGTATGAGAATCAGTACCAAGAGATTGCTTTGAGAAAAAAGCGTAATAAAGCAATCGCTCCTGTGCCTCGTGATTTTTTAGTTGATGGTATCAAGAGATCTCCATTGAGCTGTTCTACCCAGGCAAGCATTGGAGAACTCTACTTTGATGCCCTCAGGCCAAGGTTTCTGGCTAATTCTGCACTCGCTTTGGACGCATCGGGAATGGGATCTAGCGGTGCAAATTTGCTCGACAGTGCCCTCTTGAGAGGAACTATGGCTCAACCCGCGGCTAGAATGCCGTTACATGCCCAAATTGGCAATGGTAGACAAGATCTCCATGGAGATCGCAACGGAACACTTGATATTTTACACAATGTTTCCCCTACCCCAAAATCATCACTTTTGGCCGCTGAGAGAAAGGACATTAATGATCCTGGAGTATTTTCCGCTGGTCTTCTCTGGGGAGGCTGTCATAATGTTTTCATGAATGGCCATGATTACGGTCATTCATCCCAAGACTCTGGAAACTTTAGTTTACCGTCTTTTGATGCGGACTATGGCTTTACATCACCAGCTAACAGAATAGGAATGCAAAACATGATTGATAACTCTGGAATGGATTCTGCACCCCTATGTATAGGGCACATGGCCGACTATGAAAATTCGCCACTGGCCCATGACGACCCAGAAATAAGAAAATTAGTCCAATCAATTGCACCATCTGACTCTTTTGGGAATTCAAACTTTAGTACCTCGTATAACAACTGCTCGTCCACATCAATAAGCAGTCCGTATATGTCACCTTATACGGTCTACAATGCGCATGCAGCAGACGAATCAGCATTATCCATGGCATCCGgatttcaaaatttattAATGCCTAGTGACTCACAGGTACAACAACACAATCACCGTCTCTATTCCCAAAGTTCTCCATTTGACATTTTGCCAATTGATTCGTCATAGGACGTTCTGCAGGATCACTGCGCTTTAAACAACCATGTCATTTTAACGTTTGGGCTTTTTTCATCCACTCGTAGTAATGCATTCAAACGTGCACATTTATGTTTAGTTTAATTGTACTTGGTCGAGTGATGCATAAGGTTCTCGTCTACATGTTTTAATAATTTCAATTCTGTTGTCCTACAGGTTATCACTCTTTCACTGGAAGCTGTGAATGTGTGCTCCAGCGATTGTTGAAAGATTTCCTCTCTATTACTAAGGACTCTAAATTATCGTTTGTTTTTtataagaagaaattaACTTAGTCTTGCTATTTCAAAAGATCTCTT contains:
- a CDS encoding signal peptide-containing protein (encoded by transcript BEWA_008870A), encoding MLIKSLLLLSLAYGAAGPSSLQRHSSSPKIPLQPRSPSRSLPPSKPSPFLKSSSPISFLQSSVSGDLAHRQQLSQQHSDPMKDGNIPTLDVQMIAPKRWLASDREFKNLQRELSYFIDQEIDKERKRLLDKEDSRLESTRSSLLHLIPGSGKKSNKLASVS
- a CDS encoding hypothetical protein (encoded by transcript BEWA_008880A); amino-acid sequence: MESKPLESSADTAISVSTPAGGTPANLPVAVETTAMPVANGISGATAQPSVAPTLNGIATTAPVDSEIKQEVGSFTNSPQRKSVSFKSGKRSSSKRFIIPPPRATPSSSSGFPGVSWNKRMGAWLAFYYDQGTRRSRTFHPKYFDMDVEKAKLAAIDFMNNIEKQPRCSLRKNRREKHENSWANNISTNLACEYENQYQEIALRKKRNKAIAPVPRDFLVDGIKRSPLSCSTQASIGELYFDALRPRFLANSALALDASGMGSSGANLLDSALLRGTMAQPAARMPLHAQIGNGRQDLHGDRNGTLDILHNVSPTPKSSLLAAERKDINDPGVFSAGLLWGGCHNVFMNGHDYGHSSQDSGNFSLPSFDADYGFTSPANRIGMQNMIDNSGMDSAPLCIGHMADYENSPLAHDDPEIRKLVQSIAPSDSFGNSNFSTSYNNCSSTSISSPYMSPYTVYNAHAADESALSMASGFQNLLMPSDSQVQQHNHRLYSQSSPFDILPIDSS